One segment of Bombus pascuorum chromosome 6, iyBomPasc1.1, whole genome shotgun sequence DNA contains the following:
- the LOC132908410 gene encoding microphthalmia-associated transcription factor isoform X3, which produces MDESGIDMGFDLAAITADLEHREADLCDRLCQEKQNGIIGIDESDCGNKQDNGHRNNHDDWEQALSFLSTPLQDIMYYELKSRAPNIDSPPTFKTATPTSRTQLKLQLMREQLQEQERREAEFRQNLQQQRPTTAPPRPVPTTTLSTIGVDVPPQVLQVRTLLENPTRYHVVQKQKNQVRQYLHESFRGNGTTGDESVLARNSVEAVPTSAPMVVQSAPPGPTVHHPKPQHPHLASYPHGPTVLSHVNPLAASPDPATGAMSPGLSSVATSNSEAEDLLDDILSFEANSLGDNLKDSQSGSLSNIPELQIKPEPLLLTDAEIHALAKDRQKKDNHNMIERRRRFNINDRIKELGTLLPKTNDPYYEIVRDVRPNKGTILKSSVEYIKLLKNELTRMKQNELRHKQLEHQNRRLLLRVQELELQAKAHGLPVTDFSWASTSGSMLNTFPRNKLEQRKIPELVTEEATSLSMSQLEDLMEDDGNGPIHSGDPMLSSPHLPPLSPAQAGCQHALPDEDTLGSLAPTTPNSSSDMDIVA; this is translated from the exons ATGGACGAATCTGGAATCGACATGGGTTTCGATCTGGCAGCTATTACCGCTGATTTGGAACATCGCGAAGCGGATCTCTGCGATCGTCTATGTCAGGAGAAACAGAATGGAATAATTGGTATCGATGAATCGGATTGCGGTAATAAACAAGACAATGGGCATAGAAACAACCACGACGATTGGGAACAAGCTCTATCTTTTCTCTCGACACCACTGCAAGACATCATGTACTACGAATTAAAAAGTCGAGCGCCGAATATCGACAG TCCACCGACGTTTAAAACTGCGACGCCCACATCGCGTACGCAACTGAAGCTCCAGCTGATGCGAGAGCAGCTGCAGGAGCAAGAGAGGCGAGAGGCTGAATTCCGTCAGAACTTGCAGCAACAGAGACCAACTACCGCCCCTCCTAGACCCGTACCCACTACTACGCTGTCGACTATCGGGGTAGATGTACCACCGCAAGTCTTACag GTACGAACGCTATTGGAAAATCCGACGCGTTATCACGTTGTTCAGAAGCAGAAGAATCAAGTGCGACAGTATCTTCACGAGTCGTTTCGCGGCAATGGTACCACCGGCGACGAAAGCGTTCTCGCAAGAAATTCGGTGGAAGCCGTGCCAACGTCCGCGCCGATGGTTGTCCAGAGCGCACCACCGGGACCAACCGTGCACCATCCAAAGCCACAGCATCCTCACTTGGCCTCGTACCCACATGGTCCCACCGTATTGTCGCACGTTAATCCGCTCGCGGCCAGTCCAGATCCTGCGACTGGTGCCATGTCACCAGGACTTTCCAGTGTCGCAACCAGCAACTCCGAG GCGGAGGATCTTCTGGACGACATCCTGTCGTTCGAAGCCAACTCCCTAGGTGATAATTTAAAAGACAGCCAGTCAGGAAGTCTGTCCAATATTCCAGAGTTACAAATCAAGCCCGAACCTCTGTTGCTTACCGATGCTGAGATACACGCGCTTGCCAAAGATcgacaaaagaaagataatcATAATATGA TCGAGAGACGGCGACGGTTCAATATCAACGATAGAATCAAAGAGCTCGGCACTCTCTTGCCTAAAACTAACGACCC ATATTATGAAATCGTGCGAGACGTCAGGCCAAACAAGGGAACGATTCTAAAGTCTTCGGTGGAGtacataaaattgttaaaaaacgAGTTGACAAGGATGAAACAGAACGAGCTGAGACACAAGCAACTGGAACATCAGAATCGTCGACTCCTTTTACGAGTTCAAGAGTTGGAGTTGCAAGCGAAGGCGCATGGTCTTCCGGTGACTGATTTTAGTTGGGCCTCGACTTCCGGTAGCATGCTGAACACCTTTCCTCGAAACAAGCTCGAACAACGCAAG ATTCCAGAATTGGTTACCGAAGAAGCAACGAGCTTAAGTATGTCGCAGCTGGAAGATCTGATGGAGGACGATGGAAACGGTCCGATTCATAGCGGCGACCCGATGCTCTCGTCGCCTCATTTaccgccgctaagtccagcacAGGCTGGCTGTCAACATGCCCTACCAGACGAAGATACCCTTGGTAGTTTGGCACCAACCACGCCGAATTCCTCCTCCGATATGGACATTGTCGCGTAA
- the LOC132908410 gene encoding uncharacterized protein LOC132908410 isoform X4 has product MQEISETVRQIVEFEDLVSRLNRINDVGRPLTNNRSVIEGRIGTAITLPTTTITATLTRTTTTKSLSNWTSNTGSLLGPRYVAPGSVAEFESESVSKLGTVPVPASAPTSTSASVEFASKQQSPSFSSIPLSFSSSVHSDIESAVKSVVDRAFNFSSTLDRQRKDGKVGQREQEQRVRVNIGIDEDLRMILEMDPSIVDGTPTASPLHGNSRNNGHVAFARPLRSTRPQGCPPTFKTATPTSRTQLKLQLMREQLQEQERREAEFRQNLQQQRPTTAPPRPVPTTTLSTIGVDVPPQVLQVRTLLENPTRYHVVQKQKNQVRQYLHESFRGNGTTGDESVLARNSVEAVPTSAPMVVQSAPPGPTVHHPKPQHPHLASYPHGPTVLSHVNPLAASPDPATGAMSPGLSSVATSNSEAEDLLDDILSFEANSLGDNLKDSQSGSLSNIPELQIKPEPLLLTDAEIHALAKDRQKKDNHNMNIMKSCETSGQTRERF; this is encoded by the exons ATGCAAGAAATATCCGAGACAGTGCGGCAAATCGTCGAATTCGAGGATTTAGTGTCGCGATTGAATCGAATAAACGACGTTGGACGTCCGTTGACCAATAACCGTTCCGTTATCGAAGGAAGAATCGGTACCGCGATTACACTACCAACAACAACTATAACGGCTACGTTAACGAGAACAACGACGACAAAGTCGTTGTCCAATTGGACGAGTAATACTGGCTCGTTGCTAGGTCCGCGTTATGTAGCTCCGGGATCGGTGGCTGAATTTGAATCGGAATCGGTATCAAAATTGGGTACGGTGCCTGTGCCGGCGTCGGCGCCAACGTCGACGTCGGCATCGGTAGAGTTTGCGAGCAAACAGCAATCACCGTCGTTTAGCTCGATTCCACTGTCGTTTTCGTCGTCCGTGCATTCGGACATCGAATCTGCCGTAAAGTCCGTCGTTGATCGAGCGTTCAATTTCTCGTCTACCTTGGATCGTCAACGGAAAGACGGAAAGGTTGGACAACGCGAGCAAGAGCAACGCGTGCGCGTGAACATCGGTATCGACGAGGATCTGCGCATGATCCTCGAAATGGATCCGTCGATCGTTGACGGAACGCCGACGGCGTCTCCGTTGCACGGCAATTCTCGGAACAACGGTCACGTTGCGTTTGCCCGACCATTACGATCTACTCGCCCACAAGGCTG TCCACCGACGTTTAAAACTGCGACGCCCACATCGCGTACGCAACTGAAGCTCCAGCTGATGCGAGAGCAGCTGCAGGAGCAAGAGAGGCGAGAGGCTGAATTCCGTCAGAACTTGCAGCAACAGAGACCAACTACCGCCCCTCCTAGACCCGTACCCACTACTACGCTGTCGACTATCGGGGTAGATGTACCACCGCAAGTCTTACag GTACGAACGCTATTGGAAAATCCGACGCGTTATCACGTTGTTCAGAAGCAGAAGAATCAAGTGCGACAGTATCTTCACGAGTCGTTTCGCGGCAATGGTACCACCGGCGACGAAAGCGTTCTCGCAAGAAATTCGGTGGAAGCCGTGCCAACGTCCGCGCCGATGGTTGTCCAGAGCGCACCACCGGGACCAACCGTGCACCATCCAAAGCCACAGCATCCTCACTTGGCCTCGTACCCACATGGTCCCACCGTATTGTCGCACGTTAATCCGCTCGCGGCCAGTCCAGATCCTGCGACTGGTGCCATGTCACCAGGACTTTCCAGTGTCGCAACCAGCAACTCCGAG GCGGAGGATCTTCTGGACGACATCCTGTCGTTCGAAGCCAACTCCCTAGGTGATAATTTAAAAGACAGCCAGTCAGGAAGTCTGTCCAATATTCCAGAGTTACAAATCAAGCCCGAACCTCTGTTGCTTACCGATGCTGAGATACACGCGCTTGCCAAAGATcgacaaaagaaagataatcATAATATGA ATATTATGAAATCGTGCGAGACGTCAGGCCAAACAAGGGAACGATTCTAA
- the LOC132908410 gene encoding microphthalmia-associated transcription factor isoform X2 encodes MQEISETVRQIVEFEDLVSRLNRINDVGRPLTNNRSVIEGRIGTAITLPTTTITATLTRTTTTKSLSNWTSNTGSLLGPRYVAPGSVAEFESESVSKLGTVPVPASAPTSTSASVEFASKQQSPSFSSIPLSFSSSVHSDIESAVKSVVDRAFNFSSTLDRQRKDGKVGQREQEQRVRVNIGIDEDLRMILEMDPSIVDGTPTASPLHGNSRNNGHVAFARPLRSTRPQGCPPTFKTATPTSRTQLKLQLMREQLQEQERREAEFRQNLQQQRPTTAPPRPVPTTTLSTIGVDVPPQVLQVRTLLENPTRYHVVQKQKNQVRQYLHESFRGNGTTGDESVLARNSVEAVPTSAPMVVQSAPPGPTVHHPKPQHPHLASYPHGPTVLSHVNPLAASPDPATGAMSPGLSSVATSNSEAEDLLDDILSFEANSLGDNLKDSQSGSLSNIPELQIKPEPLLLTDAEIHALAKDRQKKDNHNMIERRRRFNINDRIKELGTLLPKTNDPYYEIVRDVRPNKGTILKSSVEYIKLLKNELTRMKQNELRHKQLEHQNRRLLLRVQELELQAKAHGLPVTDFSWASTSGSMLNTFPRNKLEQRKERGEYVHILDGVHPRATTTVTISRLL; translated from the exons ATGCAAGAAATATCCGAGACAGTGCGGCAAATCGTCGAATTCGAGGATTTAGTGTCGCGATTGAATCGAATAAACGACGTTGGACGTCCGTTGACCAATAACCGTTCCGTTATCGAAGGAAGAATCGGTACCGCGATTACACTACCAACAACAACTATAACGGCTACGTTAACGAGAACAACGACGACAAAGTCGTTGTCCAATTGGACGAGTAATACTGGCTCGTTGCTAGGTCCGCGTTATGTAGCTCCGGGATCGGTGGCTGAATTTGAATCGGAATCGGTATCAAAATTGGGTACGGTGCCTGTGCCGGCGTCGGCGCCAACGTCGACGTCGGCATCGGTAGAGTTTGCGAGCAAACAGCAATCACCGTCGTTTAGCTCGATTCCACTGTCGTTTTCGTCGTCCGTGCATTCGGACATCGAATCTGCCGTAAAGTCCGTCGTTGATCGAGCGTTCAATTTCTCGTCTACCTTGGATCGTCAACGGAAAGACGGAAAGGTTGGACAACGCGAGCAAGAGCAACGCGTGCGCGTGAACATCGGTATCGACGAGGATCTGCGCATGATCCTCGAAATGGATCCGTCGATCGTTGACGGAACGCCGACGGCGTCTCCGTTGCACGGCAATTCTCGGAACAACGGTCACGTTGCGTTTGCCCGACCATTACGATCTACTCGCCCACAAGGCTG TCCACCGACGTTTAAAACTGCGACGCCCACATCGCGTACGCAACTGAAGCTCCAGCTGATGCGAGAGCAGCTGCAGGAGCAAGAGAGGCGAGAGGCTGAATTCCGTCAGAACTTGCAGCAACAGAGACCAACTACCGCCCCTCCTAGACCCGTACCCACTACTACGCTGTCGACTATCGGGGTAGATGTACCACCGCAAGTCTTACag GTACGAACGCTATTGGAAAATCCGACGCGTTATCACGTTGTTCAGAAGCAGAAGAATCAAGTGCGACAGTATCTTCACGAGTCGTTTCGCGGCAATGGTACCACCGGCGACGAAAGCGTTCTCGCAAGAAATTCGGTGGAAGCCGTGCCAACGTCCGCGCCGATGGTTGTCCAGAGCGCACCACCGGGACCAACCGTGCACCATCCAAAGCCACAGCATCCTCACTTGGCCTCGTACCCACATGGTCCCACCGTATTGTCGCACGTTAATCCGCTCGCGGCCAGTCCAGATCCTGCGACTGGTGCCATGTCACCAGGACTTTCCAGTGTCGCAACCAGCAACTCCGAG GCGGAGGATCTTCTGGACGACATCCTGTCGTTCGAAGCCAACTCCCTAGGTGATAATTTAAAAGACAGCCAGTCAGGAAGTCTGTCCAATATTCCAGAGTTACAAATCAAGCCCGAACCTCTGTTGCTTACCGATGCTGAGATACACGCGCTTGCCAAAGATcgacaaaagaaagataatcATAATATGA TCGAGAGACGGCGACGGTTCAATATCAACGATAGAATCAAAGAGCTCGGCACTCTCTTGCCTAAAACTAACGACCC ATATTATGAAATCGTGCGAGACGTCAGGCCAAACAAGGGAACGATTCTAAAGTCTTCGGTGGAGtacataaaattgttaaaaaacgAGTTGACAAGGATGAAACAGAACGAGCTGAGACACAAGCAACTGGAACATCAGAATCGTCGACTCCTTTTACGAGTTCAAGAGTTGGAGTTGCAAGCGAAGGCGCATGGTCTTCCGGTGACTGATTTTAGTTGGGCCTCGACTTCCGGTAGCATGCTGAACACCTTTCCTCGAAACAAGCTCGAACAACGCAAG GAACGAGgtgaatatgtacatattctCGATGGTGTGCATCCTCGCGCAACGACGACTGTCACGATATCGCGGCTGCTATGA
- the LOC132908410 gene encoding microphthalmia-associated transcription factor isoform X1 has protein sequence MQEISETVRQIVEFEDLVSRLNRINDVGRPLTNNRSVIEGRIGTAITLPTTTITATLTRTTTTKSLSNWTSNTGSLLGPRYVAPGSVAEFESESVSKLGTVPVPASAPTSTSASVEFASKQQSPSFSSIPLSFSSSVHSDIESAVKSVVDRAFNFSSTLDRQRKDGKVGQREQEQRVRVNIGIDEDLRMILEMDPSIVDGTPTASPLHGNSRNNGHVAFARPLRSTRPQGCPPTFKTATPTSRTQLKLQLMREQLQEQERREAEFRQNLQQQRPTTAPPRPVPTTTLSTIGVDVPPQVLQVRTLLENPTRYHVVQKQKNQVRQYLHESFRGNGTTGDESVLARNSVEAVPTSAPMVVQSAPPGPTVHHPKPQHPHLASYPHGPTVLSHVNPLAASPDPATGAMSPGLSSVATSNSEAEDLLDDILSFEANSLGDNLKDSQSGSLSNIPELQIKPEPLLLTDAEIHALAKDRQKKDNHNMIERRRRFNINDRIKELGTLLPKTNDPYYEIVRDVRPNKGTILKSSVEYIKLLKNELTRMKQNELRHKQLEHQNRRLLLRVQELELQAKAHGLPVTDFSWASTSGSMLNTFPRNKLEQRKIPELVTEEATSLSMSQLEDLMEDDGNGPIHSGDPMLSSPHLPPLSPAQAGCQHALPDEDTLGSLAPTTPNSSSDMDIVA, from the exons ATGCAAGAAATATCCGAGACAGTGCGGCAAATCGTCGAATTCGAGGATTTAGTGTCGCGATTGAATCGAATAAACGACGTTGGACGTCCGTTGACCAATAACCGTTCCGTTATCGAAGGAAGAATCGGTACCGCGATTACACTACCAACAACAACTATAACGGCTACGTTAACGAGAACAACGACGACAAAGTCGTTGTCCAATTGGACGAGTAATACTGGCTCGTTGCTAGGTCCGCGTTATGTAGCTCCGGGATCGGTGGCTGAATTTGAATCGGAATCGGTATCAAAATTGGGTACGGTGCCTGTGCCGGCGTCGGCGCCAACGTCGACGTCGGCATCGGTAGAGTTTGCGAGCAAACAGCAATCACCGTCGTTTAGCTCGATTCCACTGTCGTTTTCGTCGTCCGTGCATTCGGACATCGAATCTGCCGTAAAGTCCGTCGTTGATCGAGCGTTCAATTTCTCGTCTACCTTGGATCGTCAACGGAAAGACGGAAAGGTTGGACAACGCGAGCAAGAGCAACGCGTGCGCGTGAACATCGGTATCGACGAGGATCTGCGCATGATCCTCGAAATGGATCCGTCGATCGTTGACGGAACGCCGACGGCGTCTCCGTTGCACGGCAATTCTCGGAACAACGGTCACGTTGCGTTTGCCCGACCATTACGATCTACTCGCCCACAAGGCTG TCCACCGACGTTTAAAACTGCGACGCCCACATCGCGTACGCAACTGAAGCTCCAGCTGATGCGAGAGCAGCTGCAGGAGCAAGAGAGGCGAGAGGCTGAATTCCGTCAGAACTTGCAGCAACAGAGACCAACTACCGCCCCTCCTAGACCCGTACCCACTACTACGCTGTCGACTATCGGGGTAGATGTACCACCGCAAGTCTTACag GTACGAACGCTATTGGAAAATCCGACGCGTTATCACGTTGTTCAGAAGCAGAAGAATCAAGTGCGACAGTATCTTCACGAGTCGTTTCGCGGCAATGGTACCACCGGCGACGAAAGCGTTCTCGCAAGAAATTCGGTGGAAGCCGTGCCAACGTCCGCGCCGATGGTTGTCCAGAGCGCACCACCGGGACCAACCGTGCACCATCCAAAGCCACAGCATCCTCACTTGGCCTCGTACCCACATGGTCCCACCGTATTGTCGCACGTTAATCCGCTCGCGGCCAGTCCAGATCCTGCGACTGGTGCCATGTCACCAGGACTTTCCAGTGTCGCAACCAGCAACTCCGAG GCGGAGGATCTTCTGGACGACATCCTGTCGTTCGAAGCCAACTCCCTAGGTGATAATTTAAAAGACAGCCAGTCAGGAAGTCTGTCCAATATTCCAGAGTTACAAATCAAGCCCGAACCTCTGTTGCTTACCGATGCTGAGATACACGCGCTTGCCAAAGATcgacaaaagaaagataatcATAATATGA TCGAGAGACGGCGACGGTTCAATATCAACGATAGAATCAAAGAGCTCGGCACTCTCTTGCCTAAAACTAACGACCC ATATTATGAAATCGTGCGAGACGTCAGGCCAAACAAGGGAACGATTCTAAAGTCTTCGGTGGAGtacataaaattgttaaaaaacgAGTTGACAAGGATGAAACAGAACGAGCTGAGACACAAGCAACTGGAACATCAGAATCGTCGACTCCTTTTACGAGTTCAAGAGTTGGAGTTGCAAGCGAAGGCGCATGGTCTTCCGGTGACTGATTTTAGTTGGGCCTCGACTTCCGGTAGCATGCTGAACACCTTTCCTCGAAACAAGCTCGAACAACGCAAG ATTCCAGAATTGGTTACCGAAGAAGCAACGAGCTTAAGTATGTCGCAGCTGGAAGATCTGATGGAGGACGATGGAAACGGTCCGATTCATAGCGGCGACCCGATGCTCTCGTCGCCTCATTTaccgccgctaagtccagcacAGGCTGGCTGTCAACATGCCCTACCAGACGAAGATACCCTTGGTAGTTTGGCACCAACCACGCCGAATTCCTCCTCCGATATGGACATTGTCGCGTAA
- the LOC132908414 gene encoding alkaline phosphatase 4-like, with amino-acid sequence MIHLQIKLFGFTNSTKMRFLAVLACFLLGFIELANSLPRNATDYEDMSFWLKSGQENLQRILAYRNNENRAKNVIIFIGDGMGISTITAGRIYKGQIKGNTGEEYKLAFENFPNTGFAKTYNTDKQVPDSAGTATAIFSGVKCRYKVIGLDTKASFNRCNNKTDEASKVTTVADWAQQSGMDTGFVTTTRITHATPGGLYAHTNNRDWECDTSIPAQYKGCVKDIARQLIEDEPGSKFKVIMGGGAQHMGLPMDPIDPDTCVRGDGQNLADVWAENNPNGKVVTDLEQLLSVDIANTSKILGIFAPSHLPYHAVKTEKTPTLAEMTRQAVRLLKKNDNGFLLMVESGRIDMAHHHNWAKLALRELSELEEAISVALEEVKLEETLVIVTADHSHVFTINGYPKRGNDILGFVNDPKKPKIQAYETLSYVNGPGYYYHRRNDSNNVNETWKPVDQDEERDKPYYPHMAGMYLEDETHGGEDVGVYAIGPYSHLIRGTFEQNYIAHVVAYAACLKNWPSHCDKSYSENSVAQLASSPIAFLLTFALLLIVTRFD; translated from the exons ATGATCCATTTACAGATCAAGTTATTTGG ATTTACAAATTCCACGAAGATGAGGTTTCTGGCCGTATTAGCGTGTTTCCTGTTGGGATTTATCGAACTCGCCAATTCTTTGCCTCGAAATGCTACCGATTACGAAG ATATGTCCTTTTGGCTAAAATCCGGCCAAGAGAATCTTCAAAGAATTCTGGCTTATCGAAACAACGAAAATCGCGCGAAGAATGTAATTATCTTCATCGGTGATGGCATGGGAATATCTACGATTACAGCTGGTCGAATATACAAAGGCCAAATCAAGGGTAACACCGGCGAGGAATACAAATTAGCTTTCGAAAATTTTCCTAACACTGGATTCGCCAAG ACGTACAACACCGATAAACAAGTACCCGATTCAGCTGGAACGGCTACCGCGATATTTTCCGGTGTTAAATGCCGATACAAGGTTATTGGATTAGATACAAAAGCTTCGTTTAATCGATGTAATAACAAAACCGACGAGGCGAGCAAAGTTACGACTGTCGCGGATTGGGCGCAACAGAGTGGCATGGATACCG GGTTTGTCACGACAACTCGGATCACGCATGCTACTCCGGGTGGATTATACGCTCATACCAATAATCGCGACTGGGAATGCGATACGTCGATACCGGCGCAATATAAAGGTTGCGTAAAGGATATCGCCAGACAACTGATCGAAGACGAACCAGGAAGCAAGTTCAAG GTGATCATGGGTGGTGGAGCGCAACACATGGGCTTACCGATGGATCCGATAGATCCCGATACGTGTGTCAGAGGAGATGGACAAAACTTAGCGGATGTATGGGCTGAGAATAATCCCAACGGGAAAGTGGTGACCGATCTGGAACAGCTTCTCTCCGTCGATATCGCTAATACGTCGAAGATTCTCGGAATTTTTGCTCCTAGTCATCTCCCTTACCACGCTGTGAAGACTGAGAAAACACCCACCTTGGCTGAGATGACTCGGCAGGCTGTTCGGTTGCTTAAAAAAAATGACAATGGTTTTCTCTTAATG GTGGAGAGCGGAAGAATAGACATGGCGCATCACCATAACTGGGCGAAGCTAGCGTTGAGGGAATTGTCGGAACTCGAAGAGGCGATATCAGTCGCTCTGGAGGAAGTTAAACTGGAAGAAACGTTGGTGATCGTAACCGCGGATCACTCGCACGTGTTCACCATCAATGGTTATCCGAAACGTGGAAACGATATCCTCGGTTTCGTCAACGATCCGAAAAAGCCAAAAATACAGGCCTACGAAACGCTCAGCTACGTCAATGGTCCAGGATACTATTATCATAGGCGAAACGATAGTAACAACGTCAACGAAACCTGGAAACCTGTGGATCAAGACGAGGAACGCGATAAACCCTATTACCCCCATATGGCTGGCATGTACTTGGAGGATGAAACTCACGGAGGCGAAGACGTTGGAGTCTACGCTATAG gtCCGTACTCCCACTTGATTCGCGGCACTTTCGAGCAAAATTACATCGCTCACGTGGTAGCGTATGCGGCGTGCCTCAAAAACTGGCCTTCCCACTGTGATAAATCTTACTCGGAAAACTCGGTAGCTCAACTCGCTAGCTCCCCTATTGCGTTTCTATTGACGTTCGCGTTGCTTTTAATCGTCACCAGGTTCGATTAA
- the LOC132908415 gene encoding uncharacterized protein LOC132908415, with amino-acid sequence MGRRKHRSKGSKLPPLRSSKCNVACEKSTTCDEAKAKEERERRGTTEKTIRPDVKHYQKERTDCFHQTNDPIGVGSRLMYPLVQPFLLISSSILSEEDESVEDECIELKVKPRFVFVSSLCMVCSKKSQLYCERCQMVSYCSIMHQTQALSQHRDLCEALTEIHSSIVLTLSDGSGVKLDADQYRIYRLKLLAIFESEVKRSLDLWEKEIILYPRVCRVCRRFSEKLICCTHCGMEFFCEEHGDEHKNWCEEFRVYQRILHLQRKHGYVNPKIPNAHLEMFVAQPEFDFDKLMHRIYGNSSYYRQMDCYTYALLSHLCTIPLTALYSMQISCPEWQNRTDWTIHILGAEFQFEGIHLDVWEKLFLHFLPNLQKLHLILIGPELQLPKDVPPRFLSMVQVCKKCKSAGRAVVVTFKPGKLYHCLVRDPSQTLATPDLICLYNPGLYRTTGFAGKDTWLETIREFTKTLAPTTITSYTAQEMLWEINRINSVADVEVLLQPCKNPFASVKPDRNFVSDNTNPLIYKNYYITIVKGKSIVL; translated from the coding sequence ATGGGCCGCAGAAAACATCGCAGCAAAGGAAGCAAGTTACCACCGTTGAGATCGTCGAAATGTAACGTCGCTTGTGAGAAATCAACGACTTGCGATGAAGCGAAAgcgaaggaagagagagaaagaagaggaacaaCAGAGAAAACCATAAGACCCGATGTTAAGCATTACCAGAAAGAAAGGACAGACTGTTTTCACCAAACGAATGATCCAATCGGTGTAGGTTCTCGATTAATGTATCCTTTGGTTCAGCCGTTTTTGTTAATCAGCTCGTCGATATTATCAGAGGAGGATGAGAGCGTAGAGGACGAATGCATCGAACTAAAGGTAAAACCACGGTTCGTATTCGTGTCTAGCCTTTGTATGGTTTGCTCGAAGAAGTCTCAGTTGTACTGTGAGCGTTGCCAAATGGTGTCTTATTGCTCGATAATGCATCAAACGCAGGCACTGTCGCAGCATCGTGACTTGTGCGAAGCACTGACAGAGATTCATTCGTCCATCGTCTTGACACTCTCCGATGGTTCGGGCGTGAAATTGGACGCGGACCAGTACCGTATTTATCGGCTAAAATTGCTGGCGATATTCGAGTCCGAGGTCAAAAGATCGTTGGATCTttgggaaaaagaaattattttatatcctaGAGTTTGTCGAGTTTGTCGTCGCTTTAGCGAAAAACTGATCTGCTGCACGCACTGCGGGATGGAATTCTTTTGCGAGGAACATGGCGACGAACATAAAAATTGGTGCGAAGAGTTTCGAGTTTATCAAAGAATTCTGCACCTTCAACGCAAACACGGATACGTTAATCCGAAAATTCCGAACGCGCATTTGGAAATGTTCGTCGCGCAGCCAGAATTCGATTTCGATAAACTAATGCACCGAATTTACGGGAATTCTTCATATTATCGTCAAATGGATTGTTATACGTACGCTCTATTATCGCATCTGTGCACGATTCCACTGACAGCCCTTTATTCCATGCAGATTTCTTGCCCCGAGTGGCAAAATAGAACCGATTGGACTATTCATATACTTGGAGCGGAATTCCAATTCGAAGGTATACACTTAGACGTCTGGGAGAAACTGTTTCTTCATTTCTTACCGAACTTACAGAAGCTCCATTTGATTTTAATCGGACCAGAGTTACAGTTACCGAAAGACGTCCCTCCTAGATTTTTATCCATGGTTCAagtttgtaaaaaatgtaaatccgCTGGCCGAGCCGTCGTCGTTACGTTCAAACCGGGCAAGCTTTATCACTGCTTGGTTCGCGACCCATCGCAAACTCTTGCTACTCCCGATTTGATTTGTCTCTATAATCCTGGTCTTTATCGGACCACTGGGTTTGCAGGAAAAGACACATGGCTCGAAACGATACGCGAGTTTACCAAGACGTTGGCTCCAACCACCATCACGTCTTACACTGCGCAAGAAATGCTTTGggaaataaatcgaataaattccGTCGCCGACGTCGAGGTTCTTTTACAACCGTGCAAGAATCCATTTGCGTCGGTCAAACCAGACCGAAACTTCGTTAGCGATAATACTAATCCTCTTATCTATAAGAATTACTACATTACCATTGTCAAAGGCAAATCGATTGTACTCTAG